Proteins found in one Vallitalea guaymasensis genomic segment:
- a CDS encoding sensor histidine kinase: MKRIKIYHALRVKLGIIAIVLIALPVIAISITYSRTVKEIIKNKYTDTAIQSVFETGDKIDFILQDIEEFSTVIISNTNLLEMLKNESEYGYDDFKNTLRGFITSRDDIEVIDLVMQGRKYSIGATKITSAYSIQKALMDSSGQPVWLPTKKENIEILSGIFDKYYFTLARRIIDFNTLDDYGYLMINMEEVILEQAYKSLIDDENVELFICDKNGVIISHPDKSKIGTTIRYKRYANEVLTSKDNNSYVQYKDKIDKVAIYSTIDSNGWKIIKTISTGYLYEEINNIQKYFLLGGFLYGIVIILFMIFFSIRYTEPMMKMKKVINKVEQGDLTVRTEVHSNDEIGQLGDSLNNMISEMEVLINKLVKEEQAKKEVELEALHAQINPHFLYNTLNTIKWMAKIQGNKSVSRAITALIKLLRISTNLGRDMITLEEEIDYVKNYIVIQKLRFNEAINLNYNIDSDCLGLTVPKLFLQPIVENSIIYGIGDENNELNIEIKAFTRGEDLIIEITDDGPGIEDEILEKIFKSQTDRNKFSKVGLNNVNQRIKLYCGSDYGLQIETKVGAGTLVRVRLNVKDVKYS, translated from the coding sequence ATGAAAAGAATAAAAATCTATCATGCTTTGCGTGTCAAACTTGGTATAATAGCTATAGTTTTAATTGCACTTCCTGTGATAGCTATATCTATCACCTATTCAAGAACTGTCAAAGAAATCATAAAAAACAAATATACTGATACAGCTATACAATCTGTTTTTGAAACAGGAGATAAGATAGACTTTATCTTGCAAGATATTGAGGAATTCTCTACTGTCATAATATCCAATACCAATCTACTTGAGATGCTCAAGAATGAATCGGAATATGGATATGACGATTTCAAGAATACTTTAAGAGGTTTTATTACTTCGAGAGATGATATTGAAGTCATTGACTTGGTTATGCAAGGTAGAAAATATTCTATTGGAGCTACCAAAATAACAAGTGCATATTCTATTCAAAAAGCACTTATGGATTCTTCTGGACAACCAGTATGGCTACCTACCAAAAAAGAGAATATAGAAATACTATCAGGTATTTTTGATAAATATTATTTTACATTGGCTCGTAGAATCATTGATTTCAATACACTGGACGATTATGGATATCTGATGATTAATATGGAAGAAGTCATTTTGGAACAAGCCTACAAGAGTTTGATAGATGATGAGAATGTAGAACTATTCATATGTGATAAGAATGGAGTAATAATCAGTCATCCAGATAAAAGTAAAATAGGTACAACAATCAGGTATAAACGCTATGCTAATGAGGTTCTGACCAGTAAAGATAATAACAGTTATGTTCAGTACAAGGATAAAATAGATAAGGTAGCAATATATTCCACTATTGACAGTAATGGCTGGAAGATAATCAAAACCATTTCTACTGGTTATCTATATGAAGAGATCAATAACATACAAAAATATTTTCTGTTAGGAGGATTCTTGTATGGTATCGTTATAATTCTATTCATGATCTTTTTTTCTATAAGATATACGGAACCTATGATGAAAATGAAAAAAGTAATCAATAAAGTTGAACAAGGTGATTTGACAGTTAGGACAGAAGTTCATTCCAATGATGAAATAGGACAACTTGGGGATAGTCTTAATAATATGATTTCTGAGATGGAAGTACTTATCAACAAATTGGTCAAAGAAGAGCAAGCAAAAAAAGAAGTGGAGTTGGAAGCTCTTCATGCCCAGATTAATCCTCACTTTTTATACAATACTCTGAATACCATTAAGTGGATGGCGAAGATTCAAGGTAATAAAAGTGTCAGTAGAGCTATTACTGCCTTGATAAAATTATTAAGGATAAGTACTAATCTAGGCAGGGATATGATAACCCTTGAAGAAGAAATAGATTATGTTAAGAACTATATTGTCATTCAGAAGTTAAGGTTCAACGAAGCGATTAATCTAAATTATAATATTGATAGTGATTGTTTGGGACTTACTGTACCAAAGTTGTTTTTGCAGCCAATAGTTGAAAACTCAATCATATATGGTATTGGTGATGAGAACAACGAATTGAATATTGAAATAAAAGCTTTTACCAGAGGAGAAGACTTGATTATTGAAATAACAGATGATGGACCAGGTATTGAGGATGAAATATTAGAAAAAATATTTAAATCCCAAACAGATAGAAATAAATTCAGTAAAGTCGGGTTGAATAATGTTAATCAAAGGATTAAATTATATTGTGGCAGTGATTATGGTTTGCAGATTGAAACAAAAGTAGGAGCAGGAACATTGGTTAGGGTTAGACTTAATGTAAAGGATGTAAAATATTCTTAA
- a CDS encoding SpoIID/LytB domain-containing protein, with product MKYSKILGATLLIIIMLCACTKTKDTVEDNTISNSTQVENNTDNDSVTPKGDNEDDNNEPPIIIKSDMIVTRAVAAKMISLANFDKRTIEISDREIEFEDTTPENWFDKYINMVVINKWMLGGSKTFNPLRPLTINELQTISERFGINLDRLHVEMTNKDEAVSYEDFMTFFEVLCDKNKDEGGIRTKKLTVFATPANSASLNSWQMATNYGMYTFEGLTLDRYLDKEIEVIIRDREIVAVKRVINETPKLTNAYIEKIDGNIATVFMGGISRELTINHDKYKQKNDVIGDIIIDKGHITGILLKEQKVAGKVMLMSSEKVDLDELGTYSLTDDAKIYSTVSGIRWKSINNIIVGYDSTDFVVDDNGLVCAAIIRDKVDIKDIRVLISTDKFKSKYHKNVSITATTDYIIEYGDNKKQSKAGEIININDNYFESNDRIYVKALDNGKITINSIKRGNDFNPSYRGVIEVAKEKEGYLIVNEVPVEEYLYAVVPSEMPTSYGIEASKTQAVCARSYAYTQFYSNSYCKYGAHVIDSVSSQVYNNASENETSIKAVNETSKMGLTFNGNVVSANFFSTSCGFTASSGEVWPHYSNTEFPTTSPKYLRAKPQFDGETKYDNLEDEELFREFILDDKVDGYDKKFAYYRWSVELTKEHIEACINSTIGNQYKKQPKLIKTLDENKIFRSRPIDSIGTLKDIGIYKRGKGGNITEMIIEGSEGIVKVATEYNIRLLVSPVSYIEGKETVPVILQNKSEKIVEKLMPSAFYIMDKEYDKDGNLVKVIFRGGGYGHGVGMSQNGVKGMVDKGHDFKKILNHYYEGTQVKEIY from the coding sequence ATGAAATATAGTAAAATTTTAGGTGCCACTTTATTAATAATTATCATGTTATGTGCATGTACGAAGACTAAGGATACAGTAGAAGATAATACGATAAGTAATAGTACTCAGGTAGAAAACAACACAGATAATGATTCAGTTACTCCAAAAGGAGATAATGAAGATGACAATAATGAACCACCTATAATTATTAAAAGCGATATGATTGTTACAAGAGCTGTTGCAGCAAAAATGATATCACTTGCAAATTTTGACAAAAGAACTATTGAAATCAGTGACCGAGAAATAGAATTTGAAGACACAACACCAGAAAATTGGTTTGACAAATATATTAATATGGTAGTAATCAATAAATGGATGTTAGGTGGCAGTAAGACTTTTAATCCACTGAGACCTCTAACTATTAATGAATTACAGACTATTAGTGAAAGATTTGGTATTAATTTAGATAGATTACATGTAGAGATGACAAATAAGGATGAAGCAGTAAGTTATGAAGATTTTATGACCTTCTTTGAAGTGCTATGTGACAAGAATAAAGATGAAGGTGGAATAAGAACCAAGAAATTGACAGTATTTGCAACACCAGCCAATAGTGCCAGTTTGAATTCTTGGCAAATGGCTACTAATTATGGCATGTATACTTTTGAGGGTCTGACTCTTGATAGATATTTGGATAAAGAGATTGAAGTAATAATTAGGGATAGAGAAATTGTTGCAGTCAAGAGAGTTATAAATGAAACACCAAAACTTACCAATGCGTATATTGAAAAGATTGATGGGAATATTGCTACTGTATTTATGGGAGGAATCAGTAGAGAATTAACTATAAACCATGATAAATACAAACAGAAGAATGATGTGATAGGAGATATAATTATTGATAAGGGACATATTACTGGTATTCTATTAAAAGAGCAAAAAGTCGCAGGTAAAGTTATGTTGATGAGCAGTGAAAAAGTAGACTTAGATGAATTGGGCACATATTCTCTAACAGATGATGCTAAAATCTATTCAACGGTAAGTGGTATTCGTTGGAAAAGCATTAATAATATCATTGTTGGATATGATTCCACTGACTTCGTTGTTGATGATAATGGATTAGTATGTGCAGCAATTATTAGGGATAAGGTGGATATTAAGGATATAAGAGTGCTAATAAGCACCGATAAATTCAAGAGTAAATATCATAAGAATGTATCAATAACAGCAACAACCGATTACATAATAGAATATGGAGATAATAAAAAGCAAAGTAAAGCTGGAGAGATTATAAATATTAATGATAATTATTTTGAATCTAATGATAGGATATACGTTAAGGCATTAGATAATGGTAAGATAACAATTAATAGTATTAAGAGAGGTAATGATTTCAATCCTTCTTATAGGGGAGTAATAGAGGTTGCAAAAGAAAAAGAAGGTTATTTGATTGTGAATGAGGTTCCTGTTGAAGAGTATCTATATGCAGTTGTTCCTAGTGAAATGCCGACTTCCTATGGTATAGAAGCGTCAAAAACTCAAGCTGTATGTGCTAGGAGTTATGCGTATACTCAGTTTTACTCAAACAGTTATTGTAAATATGGTGCTCATGTTATTGATAGCGTCAGTTCACAAGTATATAATAATGCATCTGAAAATGAAACATCCATAAAAGCTGTAAATGAAACCAGTAAAATGGGATTAACATTTAATGGCAATGTGGTTTCTGCTAATTTCTTTTCGACTTCCTGTGGTTTTACAGCAAGTTCAGGAGAGGTATGGCCACACTATAGTAATACAGAATTTCCAACAACCTCTCCCAAGTATCTTAGGGCTAAGCCTCAATTTGATGGTGAAACCAAATATGATAATCTAGAAGATGAAGAGCTTTTTAGAGAGTTTATATTGGATGATAAGGTTGATGGTTATGATAAGAAGTTTGCCTATTACAGATGGTCCGTTGAATTGACAAAAGAGCATATTGAAGCATGTATTAACAGTACTATAGGTAATCAATATAAGAAGCAGCCAAAACTTATTAAGACCCTTGATGAAAATAAAATATTCAGAAGCAGACCTATTGACAGTATTGGAACATTAAAAGATATTGGTATATATAAAAGAGGTAAAGGTGGCAACATTACAGAAATGATTATTGAAGGTTCTGAGGGTATTGTTAAGGTAGCAACAGAATATAATATCAGGTTATTGGTTTCGCCAGTTAGTTATATAGAAGGTAAAGAAACAGTTCCAGTTATATTACAGAACAAAAGTGAAAAGATAGTTGAAAAATTGATGCCTAGTGCTTTTTATATAATGGATAAAGAGTATGATAAGGATGGTAATTTGGTCAAGGTAATATTCAGAGGGGGCGGCTACGGTCACGGTGTTGGAATGAGTCAAAATGGTGTGAAAGGCATGGTTGATAAAGGGCATGATTTTAAGAAAATACTTAATCATTATTATGAGGGAACACAGGTAAAAGAGATTTATTAA
- a CDS encoding extracellular solute-binding protein: protein MNKKTLAIILIVIGLLITTFLARYNNEDMKQNTQVKNDNNILMGTNFENLDLPENYDIRQFEGITLNFIVENNLYANVILHESEEFQDITGINIKVKAVDFDTLVQKVNLDFIAKDGKYQLIYVDPYQTLNRFYNYLEVLNSYNTNPDYPHIIGYTDDFLEYQTRVISYFEEDTHLYTVPFDSTTMILYYRKDIFDAYKDKFIEEKGYDPTPGTKGFTWEKYIEVSKWIDENVPDEEIKYGSGHMAQKHNSIFCDFSNVLASYGGDYFFDENINTLGLKSFKNINVKDKEFLKALDVYKEILKTAAPESVEWNWTDSANAFRNGEIAMMPNWDENYTYMEDELHSKVAGKVGYSILPNGDERSANIFGGSGIGINKYASDIEKQASWLFITWATSKDMQLKVLEHPEGGSLPTRKSAYDINTETVDIQFEDNFIKHKSAVLDAWKPENLYLRPKISNFYDVEQVIISNLHDMIKYDLDSKEVSDKIYEELRQIRLQE, encoded by the coding sequence ATGAACAAAAAGACGTTAGCTATAATTTTGATAGTAATAGGGCTTTTAATTACGACCTTCCTTGCTAGATATAATAATGAAGATATGAAACAAAATACACAAGTAAAGAATGATAATAATATTTTGATGGGAACTAATTTTGAAAATCTGGATTTACCTGAGAATTATGATATTCGACAGTTTGAGGGTATTACTCTTAATTTTATTGTTGAAAATAATCTATATGCTAATGTTATTTTGCATGAAAGTGAAGAATTCCAGGATATAACTGGAATCAATATCAAAGTAAAAGCTGTAGATTTTGATACTCTAGTTCAAAAGGTAAATCTGGATTTTATTGCAAAAGATGGTAAATACCAGCTCATATATGTTGATCCATATCAAACTCTTAATAGATTTTATAACTATTTGGAGGTTCTTAATTCATACAACACCAATCCTGATTATCCCCATATAATTGGTTATACAGATGATTTTTTAGAATATCAGACCAGGGTTATTTCTTATTTTGAGGAAGATACCCATTTATATACTGTGCCATTTGACAGTACTACTATGATTTTATATTATAGAAAAGATATTTTTGATGCTTATAAAGATAAGTTCATTGAAGAAAAAGGGTATGACCCTACTCCTGGTACTAAAGGTTTTACTTGGGAAAAGTATATTGAAGTTTCTAAGTGGATTGATGAAAATGTACCGGATGAAGAAATAAAGTATGGCAGTGGTCATATGGCTCAAAAACATAATTCTATTTTTTGCGATTTTTCCAATGTGTTGGCTTCTTATGGGGGAGATTATTTCTTTGATGAAAACATCAATACTCTTGGTTTGAAATCATTCAAAAATATTAATGTAAAAGATAAAGAATTCTTAAAAGCTCTTGATGTATATAAAGAGATTCTAAAGACAGCTGCGCCAGAGAGTGTTGAATGGAATTGGACAGATTCAGCTAATGCTTTTAGAAACGGGGAAATAGCTATGATGCCTAATTGGGATGAGAACTATACTTATATGGAAGATGAATTGCACTCAAAAGTTGCAGGAAAAGTGGGCTATTCCATATTGCCTAATGGAGATGAAAGAAGTGCAAACATTTTTGGCGGTTCAGGAATAGGAATTAACAAATATGCTTCTGATATAGAAAAACAAGCTTCATGGTTATTCATTACTTGGGCTACTTCTAAGGACATGCAGTTAAAAGTACTTGAACATCCTGAAGGCGGCAGTCTTCCAACAAGAAAATCAGCATATGATATTAACACAGAAACTGTGGATATACAATTTGAAGATAATTTTATTAAGCACAAAAGTGCTGTGTTGGATGCTTGGAAACCTGAGAATCTATATCTAAGACCTAAGATATCTAATTTCTATGATGTGGAACAGGTGATAATAAGTAACCTTCATGATATGATAAAATATGATCTGGATTCAAAAGAAGTAAGTGATAAAATATATGAAGAACTAAGACAGATTAGATTACAAGAATGA
- a CDS encoding response regulator, translating to MYKVLIIDDEVLVRVGLKTTINWEDIGFTVVAEASNGEQGYEQYKKHMPDVIITDIRMPKKDGLWLVEDVRKENADVKILVLTCYDEFSYARKALKVGADDYILKSEVEDEELISIMNKIKSKIEVQNKKKDKHDQVKKNTSDMKRALFNDMIKLDFSMDNKLTQRCKNLEFPYNDTRFSFVNIVIEKHQGENQEDKERFRQIKQAVINILHEQLNEKNIEFLFISYKKKYNYLLSSPKLSISELKRIFLSVSNAAKQYFDISVNIIYTNPIKESIELGSSYKEFIKKTQISFYRDEHILSIVNTNNIEFNDVNVFDLRKSYNKQVIELIGQESIEKTSRLIGDLSIYFRDNDINPKIAKIFYSNLIGDIFNSYGQLYEDNTNISNLEYYHYQIINAEIQKEVIQLLEDFIDEVVGVLKNLTHDHSKLLVNRAINYIENNYQQKISLEDVANNLNLSKHYLCNIFKKEVGKTMSLYINNLRIEQAKKMLLKPDNKIKEIFEKVGFSNQQYFSKVFKKITGMTVMEYRDSKNI from the coding sequence ATGTATAAAGTACTTATTATTGATGATGAAGTACTGGTAAGAGTCGGATTGAAAACAACAATAAATTGGGAAGACATTGGTTTTACAGTTGTGGCTGAGGCTTCTAATGGAGAGCAGGGTTATGAACAGTATAAGAAGCATATGCCAGATGTTATTATTACTGATATAAGAATGCCGAAAAAAGATGGACTTTGGTTAGTGGAGGATGTAAGAAAAGAAAATGCAGATGTGAAGATATTAGTTCTAACATGTTACGATGAATTCTCCTATGCTAGAAAAGCCCTAAAAGTAGGTGCTGATGACTATATACTCAAATCAGAAGTTGAAGATGAAGAGCTTATAAGCATCATGAATAAAATCAAGAGTAAAATAGAAGTACAGAATAAGAAAAAGGATAAACATGACCAAGTAAAGAAGAATACAAGTGATATGAAAAGGGCTCTTTTCAATGATATGATTAAACTTGATTTTTCAATGGATAATAAACTTACCCAACGATGTAAAAATCTAGAGTTTCCATATAATGATACTAGATTCTCATTTGTGAATATAGTGATAGAGAAACATCAAGGTGAAAATCAAGAAGACAAAGAAAGGTTCAGACAAATCAAACAAGCAGTAATTAATATTCTTCATGAACAATTGAATGAAAAAAATATTGAATTCCTTTTTATAAGCTATAAAAAGAAATATAATTATCTTTTGTCTTCACCGAAATTAAGTATATCAGAATTGAAACGTATATTTTTATCTGTGAGTAATGCAGCTAAACAGTACTTTGATATTTCAGTTAATATTATATATACCAATCCAATAAAAGAAAGTATTGAACTTGGAAGCTCCTATAAGGAATTCATTAAAAAAACCCAGATTTCCTTTTATAGGGATGAACATATACTTTCTATTGTAAATACCAACAATATAGAATTCAATGACGTCAACGTTTTTGATCTAAGAAAATCTTATAATAAACAGGTTATTGAACTCATAGGTCAAGAGAGTATAGAAAAAACCAGCAGATTGATTGGTGATTTAAGTATTTATTTTAGAGATAATGATATCAATCCTAAGATAGCGAAAATATTCTACTCCAATTTAATAGGAGATATTTTTAATTCTTATGGTCAATTATACGAAGATAATACAAATATTAGTAATCTTGAATACTATCATTATCAAATAATCAATGCAGAGATTCAAAAGGAAGTTATACAATTATTAGAGGATTTCATAGATGAAGTAGTGGGTGTACTTAAAAATTTGACTCATGACCATTCCAAGTTACTGGTTAATAGAGCAATCAACTATATAGAAAACAATTATCAGCAAAAGATTTCTCTAGAAGATGTAGCTAACAACCTTAATTTATCCAAACACTATTTATGTAATATATTCAAGAAAGAAGTAGGCAAAACCATGTCTCTATATATTAATAACCTTAGAATAGAACAAGCCAAGAAAATGCTATTGAAACCAGATAACAAGATAAAAGAGATATTTGAAAAAGTAGGTTTCTCTAATCAGCAATATTTTAGTAAGGTATTCAAAAAAATAACTGGTATGACCGTAATGGAATATAGGGATAGTAAAAATATATAA